A genomic window from Microbacterium sp. H1-D42 includes:
- a CDS encoding GntR family transcriptional regulator: MPRDLPRSVGRASVLRVPRLSTVDLIAIELRKAIFSGALAVGSSLGEVEIAAQLGVSRSPLREAAQRLVQEGILVAVPGRGMSVAVIEGDQIADVYEMRLAIEAQAARRVARGADPQVLTRITRAYEDLVAVSDGDDARAIGDADLEFHQVLVDAAGSERMTRAMATLVMQTRIVSFSVPDGYSVRRSVSSTYRALLDALASGDADSAADALEKQFSDAVSRLRGDADVDTVEVDVEEEGQVFQPIDPTVAD, from the coding sequence ATGCCCCGTGACCTGCCCCGTTCGGTCGGCCGCGCGTCAGTGCTGCGCGTGCCGCGGCTGTCGACCGTCGACCTCATCGCGATCGAGTTGCGCAAGGCGATCTTCTCGGGAGCGCTCGCGGTCGGCTCTTCGCTGGGTGAGGTCGAGATCGCCGCACAGCTCGGAGTGAGCCGCAGCCCGCTGCGCGAGGCCGCACAGCGGCTGGTGCAGGAGGGGATTCTGGTCGCGGTGCCCGGGCGAGGGATGAGTGTCGCGGTGATCGAAGGCGACCAGATCGCCGATGTGTACGAGATGCGCCTGGCCATCGAGGCGCAGGCCGCGCGGCGGGTCGCACGCGGCGCCGACCCGCAGGTGCTCACCCGCATCACGCGCGCGTATGAGGACCTCGTCGCCGTCAGCGACGGAGACGATGCCAGAGCCATCGGCGACGCGGACCTGGAGTTCCATCAGGTGCTCGTGGACGCTGCCGGCAGCGAGCGGATGACCCGAGCGATGGCCACCCTGGTGATGCAGACCCGCATCGTGAGCTTCAGCGTGCCGGATGGCTACTCGGTGCGCCGGTCGGTGTCGTCGACCTATCGCGCGCTGCTCGACGCCCTCGCATCGGGTGACGCGGATTCCGCTGCCGACGCGCTCGAGAAGCAGTTCTCGGATGCGGTGTCGCGCCTGCGCGGAGACGCCGACGTCGATACGGTCGAGGTCGACGTCGAGGAGGAGGGCCAGGTCTTCCAGCCCATCGACCCCACGGTCGCCGACTGA
- the ehuB gene encoding ectoine/hydroxyectoine ABC transporter substrate-binding protein EhuB, with protein sequence MSKRTVRTALAALGVLTLALTGCASGDNGDAGGDGGSDAQTTLEKAQESGTITLAVASERPYSWVENGEPTGATIAMHEEIFSNLGIDDIKVEEVEWNSLIPGLNAGRWDVISAGMSILPDRCKQAAFGDPEIMYTTTLAVPKGNPQGLTDLDSVVKKGDVKLAVQSGAIEEGYAKELGIGDVTKVDSATAGLEAVQSGRADAFALTAVSLNWMTKDSDDLETTDAFVQEIDGVEQIGAGATVFRKEDKDLLEAYNKELAKITGDEKSYLDLVEPFGFTAENLPPADLTTDQLCSGDLG encoded by the coding sequence ATGAGCAAGCGCACAGTCCGAACCGCACTCGCCGCACTGGGGGTGCTGACCCTCGCTCTCACCGGATGCGCGTCGGGTGACAACGGCGACGCCGGCGGTGACGGCGGCAGCGACGCCCAGACAACCCTCGAGAAGGCGCAGGAGTCGGGCACCATCACGCTGGCCGTGGCCTCCGAGCGCCCGTACTCCTGGGTCGAGAACGGCGAGCCGACCGGCGCCACCATCGCCATGCATGAAGAGATCTTCAGCAACCTCGGCATCGACGACATCAAGGTCGAAGAGGTCGAGTGGAACTCACTCATCCCCGGATTGAACGCCGGACGCTGGGACGTCATCAGCGCGGGAATGTCGATCCTGCCCGACCGCTGCAAGCAGGCCGCCTTCGGCGATCCCGAGATCATGTACACGACGACGCTCGCCGTGCCGAAGGGCAACCCTCAGGGGCTGACCGACCTCGACTCGGTCGTGAAGAAGGGCGACGTCAAGCTGGCCGTGCAGTCCGGGGCCATCGAAGAGGGCTACGCCAAGGAGCTCGGCATCGGCGACGTCACCAAGGTCGACAGCGCCACCGCCGGCCTCGAGGCCGTGCAGTCGGGTCGGGCGGATGCCTTCGCCCTGACCGCCGTCTCGCTGAACTGGATGACCAAGGACAGCGACGATCTCGAGACCACCGACGCCTTCGTGCAGGAGATCGACGGCGTCGAGCAGATCGGCGCCGGCGCCACGGTCTTCCGCAAGGAGGACAAGGACCTGCTCGAGGCATACAACAAGGAGCTCGCCAAGATCACCGGCGACGAGAAGTCGTACCTCGACCTCGTCGAGCCGTTCGGCTTCACAGCCGAGAACCTGCCACCCGCAGATCTGACGACGGACCAGCTCTGCTCCGGCGACCTCGGCTGA
- the ehuC gene encoding ectoine/hydroxyectoine ABC transporter permease subunit EhuC, with product MTENLEALQRALPHLLDGLLITVELTVGGALLAFVIAIALGLLARSGNILLRGFARTVIEVFRGTSLLVQLFFLFFVLPLPPFNLELPPVFVGILGLGLNYGAYGAEVVRGSINSVPRGQWEATTALSLSRTQRMWRVIFPQAWALMIPSLTNLLIQLLKGTAVVYLITIVDLTAQLNKLRIDTDVFFAYSLGLVIYFVIAYILTIAMNALEARAKHRLGQGTRLREAVAAPTVDAEGDVP from the coding sequence GTGACCGAGAATCTCGAGGCGCTCCAGCGGGCGCTGCCCCACCTGCTCGACGGGTTGTTGATCACCGTCGAGCTCACGGTGGGCGGCGCCCTGCTGGCGTTCGTCATTGCCATCGCGCTCGGCCTGCTGGCACGGTCAGGCAACATCCTGCTGCGCGGCTTCGCCCGCACGGTGATCGAAGTGTTCCGCGGCACTTCGCTGCTGGTGCAGCTGTTCTTCCTGTTCTTCGTGCTGCCGCTCCCGCCGTTCAATCTGGAACTGCCGCCGGTCTTCGTCGGCATCCTCGGTCTGGGGCTCAACTACGGGGCGTACGGGGCGGAGGTCGTGCGCGGCTCGATCAACTCCGTGCCGCGAGGCCAGTGGGAGGCGACGACAGCGCTCAGCCTGTCGCGCACGCAGCGCATGTGGCGCGTCATCTTCCCTCAGGCCTGGGCGCTGATGATCCCATCGCTCACCAACCTGCTGATCCAGTTGCTGAAGGGCACGGCGGTGGTGTACCTCATCACGATCGTCGACCTCACCGCGCAGCTGAACAAGCTCCGCATCGACACCGACGTGTTCTTCGCCTACTCCCTGGGGCTGGTCATCTACTTCGTGATCGCGTACATCCTCACCATCGCCATGAACGCCCTCGAGGCGCGTGCCAAGCACCGCCTCGGCCAGGGCACCCGGCTGCGTGAAGCAGTCGCCGCGCCCACCGTCGACGCAGAGGGGGACGTCCCGTGA
- the ehuD gene encoding ectoine/hydroxyectoine ABC transporter permease subunit EhuD, with protein sequence MNDDRVIWNWDHVFAALPDMLWAFLTVTLFVTVLGSIIAAVLGLLIALARRSTPRPVAAILTFVMNFIRMTPLVVQLLFAYYAFTAVPPLTLGVIIFGIHYATYMAEVYRAGIDAVPHGQWEAATALSMSRGRTWTAVIIPQALRSTLPALGNYVISMFKETPFLAVITVTDMVRAAQEYGASNFRFIEAIIMAGVLFLVASYPTSLLIGRLEKRLAYTA encoded by the coding sequence GTGAACGACGATCGAGTCATCTGGAACTGGGATCACGTCTTCGCCGCTCTGCCGGACATGCTGTGGGCGTTCCTCACCGTCACGCTGTTCGTCACGGTGCTCGGCAGCATCATCGCCGCGGTGCTGGGGCTGCTGATCGCCCTGGCGCGCAGGAGCACGCCGCGTCCGGTCGCCGCGATCCTGACGTTCGTGATGAACTTCATCCGCATGACGCCGCTCGTGGTGCAGCTGCTGTTCGCGTACTACGCCTTCACCGCCGTGCCGCCGCTGACGCTGGGTGTCATCATCTTCGGCATCCACTACGCCACCTACATGGCCGAGGTGTACCGCGCCGGTATCGACGCGGTACCGCACGGTCAGTGGGAGGCCGCCACAGCCCTGTCGATGTCACGCGGACGCACGTGGACCGCCGTCATCATCCCGCAGGCGCTGCGCTCCACCCTTCCGGCGCTCGGCAACTACGTCATCTCGATGTTCAAGGAGACGCCGTTCCTCGCCGTCATCACCGTGACCGACATGGTCCGTGCCGCGCAGGAGTACGGTGCATCGAACTTCCGGTTCATCGAAGCCATCATCATGGCGGGGGTCCTGTTCCTCGTCGCCAGCTACCCGACCTCACTGCTCATCGGGCGATTGGAGAAGCGTCTTGCCTACACAGCCTGA
- the ehuA gene encoding ectoine/hydroxyectoine ABC transporter ATP-binding protein EhuA: protein MNDGDVPAIRFDKVEKRFGDQVVLHDLDFTVRKGDRVTLIGPSGSGKTTILRLVMTLEEANAGYILIDGKPLTHVEREGKRVELKEKHKNEMRKRIGMVFQQFNLFPNMTVLENIIEAPVHVLKVPKAQAVARAHELLEMVGLPDKAHAHPTQLSGGQQQRVAIARALAMEPEILLLDEVTSALDPEVVGEVLNILRDIARDTDVTMLIVTHEMQFARDVSNRVLMFDGGRIVEEGSPEQIFTAPHEQRTKDFLAAVL from the coding sequence TTGAACGACGGCGATGTGCCCGCCATCCGCTTCGACAAAGTCGAGAAGCGCTTCGGCGACCAGGTCGTGCTGCACGACCTGGACTTCACCGTTCGCAAGGGCGACCGCGTCACGCTCATCGGCCCCAGCGGCTCGGGCAAGACGACGATCCTGCGCCTGGTGATGACACTCGAAGAGGCAAACGCCGGGTACATCCTCATCGACGGCAAGCCGCTCACGCACGTCGAGCGCGAGGGCAAGCGCGTCGAGCTGAAGGAGAAGCACAAGAACGAGATGCGCAAGCGCATCGGCATGGTCTTCCAGCAGTTCAACCTGTTCCCGAACATGACAGTGCTCGAGAACATCATCGAGGCGCCGGTGCACGTGCTGAAGGTGCCGAAGGCTCAGGCCGTCGCACGTGCGCACGAACTGCTCGAGATGGTCGGCCTGCCCGACAAGGCACATGCACACCCGACGCAGCTCTCCGGCGGTCAGCAGCAGCGCGTCGCGATCGCCCGCGCCCTGGCCATGGAGCCCGAGATCCTGCTTCTCGACGAGGTCACCAGCGCGCTGGATCCCGAAGTCGTCGGCGAGGTGCTGAACATCCTGCGCGACATCGCCCGCGACACCGACGTGACCATGCTGATCGTCACGCACGAGATGCAATTCGCCCGCGACGTCTCCAACCGGGTGCTGATGTTCGACGGCGGCCGCATCGTCGAAGAGGGCTCGCCGGAGCAGATCTTCACGGCACCGCACGAGCAGCGTACGAAGGACTTCCTCGCCGCCGTACTGTGA
- a CDS encoding DUF6264 family protein, with the protein MSMDRPQYGEYATPEEQRAAAGLPPLEPNAAAGAPAGGHPTPHSQFAPMPPQAPAHHAVAPLGTAGSQAVSDAPARAAGPMNRLVTIVLLALGLVNVVSSIPGFLDLSTTLSTSLEMLGVEGEFSNFAAARVWGTIAVIVMVVGYAATAWLSFRRLKRGRAAWWLPLVGFVVTMLLVSVCVSVPMMGDPAFIQSLPTAPAG; encoded by the coding sequence ATGAGCATGGATCGGCCGCAGTACGGCGAGTACGCGACTCCCGAGGAGCAGCGCGCCGCGGCGGGTCTGCCGCCGTTGGAGCCGAACGCCGCCGCGGGCGCCCCCGCGGGCGGGCATCCGACGCCACATTCGCAGTTCGCACCGATGCCTCCGCAGGCACCAGCGCATCACGCCGTCGCGCCGCTCGGGACGGCGGGTTCACAGGCTGTGTCGGATGCGCCCGCACGTGCCGCCGGACCGATGAATCGTCTCGTCACGATCGTGCTGCTCGCGCTCGGTCTGGTCAACGTCGTCTCGTCGATCCCCGGCTTCCTGGATCTGTCCACCACGCTGAGCACCTCTCTGGAGATGCTCGGGGTCGAGGGGGAGTTCTCGAACTTCGCAGCCGCCCGTGTGTGGGGAACGATCGCGGTGATCGTGATGGTCGTCGGCTACGCTGCGACCGCCTGGCTGTCGTTCCGGCGACTCAAGCGCGGACGCGCGGCCTGGTGGCTTCCGCTGGTCGGCTTCGTCGTGACCATGCTGCTCGTCTCGGTGTGCGTGTCGGTGCCGATGATGGGTGATCCGGCGTTCATTCAGAGTCTGCCCACAGCGCCTGCCGGGTAG
- a CDS encoding 4-hydroxy-3-methylbut-2-enyl diphosphate reductase translates to MPRPVGTAPLRDVPVDGAKRVLLAAPRGYCAGVDRAVVAVEKALERYGSPVYVRKQIVHNIHVVTELEQKGAIFVEEVEEVPEGAHIVFSAHGVSPAVVNTASDRGLHAIDATCPLVTKVHREAVRFARDDFEILLIGHEGHEEVEGTAGHAPERVTIVNSPEEADTVQVTDPSKVVWLSQTTLSVDETMETVNRLRTRFPELHNPPSDDICYATQNRQVAIKKVAKDADLVIVVGSANSSNSVRLVEVALEYGAKAAYRVDYAEEVKQEWLDGVNTVGITSGASVPEVLVEEVLAALSGAGYHDVEEVRTAEEDLMFSLPKELRQDLTGKRDERALGGRAVRA, encoded by the coding sequence ATGCCCCGCCCCGTGGGCACCGCGCCGCTGCGTGACGTCCCTGTCGACGGTGCGAAGCGGGTGCTGCTGGCGGCCCCGCGCGGGTACTGCGCCGGTGTCGATCGCGCGGTCGTCGCGGTCGAGAAGGCGCTGGAGCGCTATGGTTCGCCGGTGTACGTGCGCAAGCAGATCGTGCACAACATCCACGTCGTCACAGAACTCGAGCAGAAGGGCGCGATCTTCGTCGAGGAGGTCGAAGAGGTGCCAGAGGGCGCGCACATCGTGTTCAGCGCGCACGGCGTCTCGCCGGCCGTGGTGAACACGGCATCGGACCGCGGACTGCACGCGATCGATGCGACGTGCCCGCTGGTGACCAAGGTGCACCGCGAGGCCGTGCGCTTCGCGCGCGACGACTTCGAGATCCTGCTGATCGGCCACGAGGGGCACGAAGAGGTCGAGGGCACGGCCGGGCATGCGCCCGAGCGCGTCACGATCGTGAACTCGCCTGAAGAGGCGGACACCGTGCAGGTCACGGACCCGTCGAAGGTCGTCTGGCTCTCGCAGACCACGCTGTCGGTCGACGAGACCATGGAGACGGTCAATCGCCTGCGCACGCGCTTTCCCGAGCTGCACAATCCGCCGTCGGATGACATCTGCTACGCCACCCAGAACCGTCAGGTGGCGATCAAGAAGGTCGCCAAGGACGCCGATCTCGTGATCGTCGTCGGCTCAGCCAACTCGTCGAACAGTGTGCGTCTGGTCGAGGTCGCGCTGGAGTACGGCGCGAAGGCCGCGTACCGCGTGGACTACGCCGAAGAGGTCAAGCAGGAGTGGCTCGACGGAGTGAACACCGTCGGCATCACCAGCGGCGCCTCGGTGCCAGAGGTGCTCGTCGAGGAAGTGCTCGCTGCCCTCAGCGGTGCGGGCTACCACGACGTCGAAGAGGTGCGCACGGCCGAGGAGGACCTGATGTTCTCGCTGCCCAAGGAGCTGCGCCAAGACCTGACGGGCAAGCGCGACGAGCGTGCCCTCGGCGGGCGGGCTGTCCGCGCATGA